A section of the Sebastes fasciatus isolate fSebFas1 chromosome 5, fSebFas1.pri, whole genome shotgun sequence genome encodes:
- the LOC141768403 gene encoding uncharacterized protein LOC141768403, whose translation MVSSRTSQPEAIMPEFNVRHVFSKLLNSFFKGMTADQWGMMKSGSPDDATMTMMGELLLDITAALTRSFLKSIGSTTLASEDDVQINLGDTISQGFAEALGVDISVQCPSSKSLTTLISEEVSESVRSALSSTEGIVQRLTPPGRLNSMILHACKMCQAFIGRMKSVFSPRRCKQRTISEESDVELEPSDAEDRHAATPSSNVVISMKDIMYVTIIIKKQLNDITEPLLVDVPDSEYALLQSQSAREIEDVAEDIARSIAEEAVRQTPSEQKRKRSKKNIGSKIKKLLAKCFAKSCIHRIVAQMMKKFHRGSKVHSRESAKSLTKKINDLMKKTENRDLLGLGTPLLTIPPGRVLEFTKVLSDLLYTHILHGPEIIPEPVIRANMRADLQRKVLGFLSLARWWQIFQSDNLVDNLRHAILGNKPRAKKPLAITAPSAPVSVTKSHDDSARRARNVQNKNCVEVLLERLVTRIFKKAKVTWTLSNVHDIIQRLFEQTWAEVEGLDFDSSPETWENLEKAIYRDLIKTWGNAMWVLVSLKGGKPALGDRIASAVKGHLMAPPRQSRSVPAIRDPPVVTGGSACRSRVVLASRSPPVVTGGSAGWSRVVLASWSPPVIANNPASQSQAMPADWFTIAAGLGPKILMTP comes from the exons ATGGTATCATCAAGAACTTCCCAGCCAGAAGCCATCATGCCCGAGTTCAACGTCCGTCACGTTTTTTCCAAGCTGCTCAACTCCTTCTTTAAGGGGATGACGGCGGATCAGTGGGGAATGATGAAATCCGGCAGCCCCGACGACGCCACTATGACCATGATGGGAGAGTTGCTGTTGGACATCACAGCGGCCTTGACAAGATCTTTCCTGAAATCTATCGGGAGCACGACCCTGGCGTCTGAGGACGACGTCCAAATCAATCTGGGCGACACCATCTCTCAGGGCTTTGCCGAAGCTCTGGGTGTCGACATCTCGGTTCAGTGTCCGAGCTCCAAAAGCTTGACGACATTGATCTCTGAAGAGGTTTCGGAGAGCGTCCGAAGTGCCCTCTCCAGCACCGAGGGCATAGTTCAGCGCCTCACTCCTCCCGGCAGACTCAACAGCATGATTCTGCATGCCTGCAAAATGTGCCAAGCGTTCATCGGCAGGATGAAGTCGGTGTTCTCGCCTCGACGGTGCAAGCAGAGGACCATCTCCGAAGAATCAGATGTGGAACTGGAACCCTCAGACGCCGAAGACCGCCATGCGGCGACGCCTTCGTCGAACGTCGTGATTTCGATGAAAGACATCATGTATGTCACAATCATCATCAAGAAGCAGTTGAACGACATCACCGAACCTCTCTTGGTTGACGTGCCGGACTCCGAGTACGCGCTGCTGCAGTCTCAAAGCGCTCGGGAGATTGAAGACGTCGCAGAAGACATCGCTCGGAGCATCGCCGAAGAGGCTGTAAGACAGACTCCTTCGGAGCAGAAGCGCAAACGCTCAAAGAAAAACATCGGAAGCAAAATTAAGAAGCTTTTGGCAAAGTGCTTTGCCAAATCGTGCATCCATCGCATCGTGGCACAGATGATGAAAAAATTCCACCGAGGCTCCAAAGTTCACAGTCGGGAGTCGGCAAAGTCTCTCACGAAGAAGATTAACGATCTGATGAAAAAAACAGAGAACCGCGATCTTCTGGGACTCGGCACTCCGCTCCTAACCATTCCCCCCGGTCGAGTCTTGGAGTTCACAAAGGTCTTAAGTGAtctcctctacacacacatcCTACACGGGCCAGAGATCATCCCCGAGCCGGTGATACGTGCCAACATGCGCGCCGACTTGCAGCGGAAGGTGCTCGGTTTCCTGTCtctggccagatggtggcagaTCTTTCAGTCCGACAACCTCGTCGACAATTTGAGACACGCCATACTGGGCAATAAGCCCAGGGCCAAGAAACCTTTGGCAATCACTGCACCGTCTGCCCCGGTATCCGTGACGAAGAGTCATGATGACTCAGCACGGCGAGCGCGGAacgtacaaaacaaaaactgcgTCGAGGTGCTCTTGGAGAGGCTGGTCACGCGGATCTTCAAGAAGGCGAAAGTGACCTGGACCCTTTCAAACGTCCATGACATCATCCAGCGCCTTTTTGAACAAACGTGGGCCGAAGTCGAGGGTCTCGATTTCGATTCCAGCCCAGAAACATGGGAAAACCTTGAAAAGGCAATTTACCGGGACCTGATTAAGACGTGGGGCAATGCGATGTGGGTGCTGGTGTCCTTGAAAGGGGGTAAACCGGCACTCGGAGACCGTATCGCCTCCGCCGTCAAAGGTCACCTGATGGCACCACCGAGACAGAG CCGTTCAGTGCCGGCCATCCGGGACCCGCCGGTGGTGACGGGTGGCTCGGCTTGTAGGAGCCGGGTGGTGTTGGCCAGCCGGAGCCCGCCGGTGGTGACGGGTGGCTCGGCTGGTTGGAGCCGGGTGGTGTTGGCCAGCTGGAGCCCGCCAGTGATAGCGAACAACCCAGCCAGCCAAAGCCAAGCAATGCCAGCCGACTGGTTCACTATCGCTGCGGGTCTCG